One Candidatus Effluviviaceae Genus V sp. genomic window carries:
- the gyrB gene encoding DNA topoisomerase (ATP-hydrolyzing) subunit B, which yields MADKKRKKRDEDKKKPKRAPKKGASSSKSASGKKSAKKKPPGGKKSAGSAGASKKRAGKGKGSPKKPPKKKSAPKKGKASGGTSRSKKAPTKRSSTAKKAGTLDKQIVEEFPLESVADVKKGEYDAKHIQVLKGLEAVRKRPAMYIGDTGRRGLHHLVYEVVDNSIDEAMAGYCDKIVVKIHKDGSVSVVDNGRGIPVDKHPTQKKSALEVVMTVLHAGGKFDKQTYKVSGGLHGVGVSVVNALSEWCKVEVSRDGTVYAQSYARGIPEQKVKKVGKRKKSGTTTTFYPDPEVFDDIDFDFETIASRCRELAFLNAGLAIEVLDERDGSKEEFKFKGGLREFVKFINERTSTLHKKVVHFERERDETAVEVAFQYNDSYRANIYSYANNINTIEGGTHLTGFKQALTRTINSYGDKNNLLGKGGNVSGDDCLEGIAAVVSVKVKEPQFEGQTKTKLGNSEIKGIVSSIVQEGLQEFFEETPSVAKKIVSKAVSASQARTAARKARDLARRKSALESGSLPGKLADCSITDPDLCELYIVEGDSAGGSAKMGRDRRFQAILPLRGKVLNVFKARLDKVFQNKEIGTIITALGAGVGGVGASAADDDDENGGLDLSKLRYGKTIIMTDADIDGAHIRTLLLTFFYRFMPELIDGGHLYIAQPPLYRVKRGKSEQYAYDDRELKKVVERLGKDGVSIQRFKGLGEMNPDQLWSTTMDPERRVMLQVTIESAAEADHIFSILMGDAVEPRRKFIQTHAKQVRNLDV from the coding sequence ATGGCAGACAAAAAGCGAAAGAAGCGGGACGAGGACAAGAAGAAGCCGAAGCGGGCCCCGAAGAAGGGCGCGTCGTCCTCGAAGAGCGCGTCGGGGAAGAAGTCCGCGAAGAAGAAGCCGCCGGGCGGTAAGAAGTCGGCCGGCAGTGCGGGCGCTTCGAAGAAGCGAGCGGGCAAGGGCAAGGGTTCCCCGAAGAAGCCGCCGAAGAAGAAGTCCGCCCCGAAGAAGGGGAAGGCCTCCGGCGGCACGAGCCGGTCGAAGAAGGCGCCGACGAAGAGATCCTCGACCGCGAAGAAGGCCGGGACGCTCGACAAACAGATCGTCGAGGAGTTCCCGCTCGAGAGCGTCGCCGACGTCAAGAAGGGCGAGTACGACGCCAAGCACATCCAGGTCCTCAAGGGACTCGAGGCCGTCCGGAAGCGCCCGGCGATGTACATCGGCGACACGGGACGGCGCGGACTCCATCATCTTGTCTACGAGGTCGTCGACAACTCGATCGACGAGGCGATGGCGGGCTACTGCGACAAGATCGTCGTCAAGATCCACAAGGACGGCAGCGTCTCCGTCGTCGACAACGGCCGGGGCATTCCGGTCGACAAGCACCCCACCCAGAAGAAGTCGGCGCTCGAGGTCGTCATGACCGTCCTCCATGCCGGCGGGAAGTTCGACAAGCAGACCTACAAGGTCTCGGGCGGGCTGCACGGAGTCGGCGTCTCGGTGGTCAACGCCCTCTCCGAGTGGTGCAAGGTGGAGGTGTCGCGGGACGGGACGGTCTACGCCCAGAGCTACGCGCGCGGCATACCGGAGCAGAAGGTCAAGAAGGTCGGGAAGCGGAAGAAGAGCGGGACGACGACGACCTTCTACCCCGACCCGGAGGTCTTCGATGACATCGACTTCGACTTCGAGACGATCGCCTCGCGCTGCCGGGAGCTTGCCTTCCTGAACGCCGGGCTCGCCATCGAGGTTCTCGACGAGCGGGACGGCTCGAAGGAGGAGTTCAAGTTCAAGGGAGGCCTCCGCGAGTTCGTGAAGTTCATCAACGAGCGCACCTCGACGCTTCACAAGAAGGTCGTTCACTTCGAGCGGGAGCGTGACGAGACGGCCGTCGAGGTGGCTTTCCAGTACAACGACAGTTACCGCGCGAACATCTACTCGTACGCGAACAACATCAACACGATCGAGGGCGGCACGCACCTGACGGGTTTCAAGCAGGCGCTGACGCGGACGATCAACTCGTACGGCGACAAGAACAACCTGCTGGGGAAGGGCGGCAACGTCTCCGGAGACGATTGCCTCGAGGGCATCGCGGCAGTCGTCAGCGTCAAGGTCAAGGAGCCGCAGTTCGAGGGCCAGACGAAGACCAAGCTCGGCAACTCCGAGATCAAGGGCATCGTCTCGTCGATCGTCCAGGAGGGCCTGCAGGAGTTCTTCGAGGAGACCCCGTCGGTCGCCAAGAAGATCGTCTCGAAGGCGGTCTCGGCGTCGCAGGCGCGGACGGCCGCGCGGAAAGCCCGCGACCTCGCGCGGCGGAAATCGGCCCTCGAGAGCGGGTCGCTCCCCGGCAAGCTCGCCGACTGCTCGATCACCGACCCCGACCTTTGCGAGCTCTACATCGTGGAGGGGGACTCGGCGGGCGGCTCGGCGAAAATGGGGCGCGACCGCAGGTTCCAGGCCATCCTGCCGCTTCGCGGCAAGGTCCTGAACGTCTTCAAGGCGCGACTCGACAAGGTGTTCCAGAACAAGGAGATCGGGACCATCATCACCGCCCTCGGTGCGGGCGTCGGCGGCGTGGGTGCGAGCGCCGCGGACGATGACGACGAGAACGGCGGGCTCGACCTGTCGAAGCTCCGGTACGGCAAGACGATCATCATGACGGACGCCGACATCGATGGCGCCCACATCAGGACGCTCCTTCTCACGTTCTTCTACCGGTTCATGCCCGAGCTCATCGACGGCGGACATCTCTACATCGCGCAGCCGCCGCTCTACCGCGTGAAGAGGGGCAAGAGTGAGCAGTATGCCTACGACGACAGGGAGCTCAAGAAGGTCGTCGAGAGGCTCGGCAAGGACGGGGTGTCGATCCAGCGGTTCAAGGGTCTGGGTGAGATGAATCCGGACCAGCTGTGGTCGACCACGATGGATCCCGAACGCCGCGTCATGCTCCAAGTGACCATCGAGAGCGCCGCCGAGGCCGACCATATCTTCAGCATCCTCATGGGCGACGCGGTCGAGCCGAGACGCAAGTTCATCCAGACGCACGCCAAGCAGGTGCGGAACCTCGACGTGTAA
- a CDS encoding DUF721 domain-containing protein: MRGVEPISRILKGVIEDLGVAGRLAEQRAVVEWPEIVGPKVAEHSRALRIERGRLVVEVPSAVWAQELSLMRRTIQQKINRRLGSRTVETLQFVVGGKGSHDPSDSDGRED, from the coding sequence ATGAGAGGCGTCGAGCCGATCAGCAGGATCCTCAAGGGAGTCATCGAGGATCTCGGTGTCGCCGGGAGGCTCGCTGAGCAGCGGGCGGTCGTCGAGTGGCCCGAGATCGTCGGACCGAAGGTCGCGGAGCACAGCCGCGCGCTGCGGATCGAGAGAGGCCGGCTCGTCGTCGAGGTGCCGAGCGCGGTCTGGGCGCAGGAGCTGTCGCTGATGCGACGAACGATACAACAGAAGATCAACAGACGTCTGGGCAGCCGGACGGTCGAGACACTGCAGTTCGTTGTTGGAGGAAAGGGATCGCATGACCCCTCCGATTCGGACGGGCGAGAAGACTGA
- the recF gene encoding DNA replication and repair protein RecF (All proteins in this family for which functions are known are DNA-binding proteins that assist the filamentation of RecA onto DNA for the initiation of recombination or recombinational repair.), protein MSSHAASSLVVTSERRVWLSRLRLENFRNYESLELELENGLNFFHGPNGSGKTSLLEAVSYLAVARSLRGANDGEVVRWGESGFGVGGRVETGDGSTNVVVRYARGGRKEATVDGDELTRLSELVGSLRVAWFCPEDTWITKGGPAERRRLIDVALCQIDRSYLSALVEYRRALRQRNEALSAWTPDEESDRLVAVWTQRLVESGSRVVGARLRFLPLYRKAVKAAHAAIAEDEGIDLVYRGSFPAGDEEGGASDENVKRRFNEALSRAASDERRRGFTLVGPHRDDVEVRVGGRPLRTFGSQGQHRTAAIALKLGEAAVLDEDGRGVVVLLDDILSELDDRRGGSLVDLVGRYGQALVTSTRPAPPGFLTGAASAEFAVGGGEVTRT, encoded by the coding sequence GTGTCTTCTCATGCCGCTTCGTCTCTCGTCGTGACATCAGAGAGGCGTGTGTGGCTCAGCCGTCTCAGGCTGGAGAACTTCCGGAACTACGAGTCCCTGGAGCTTGAGCTCGAGAACGGGCTCAACTTCTTTCATGGTCCGAACGGCTCCGGGAAGACGAGTCTGCTGGAGGCCGTCTCCTACCTGGCCGTCGCGCGGTCGCTCCGCGGGGCGAACGACGGCGAGGTCGTCCGCTGGGGCGAGTCCGGCTTCGGTGTCGGCGGCCGCGTCGAGACGGGCGACGGTTCGACCAACGTCGTCGTCAGGTACGCCCGCGGCGGTCGGAAGGAGGCGACGGTTGACGGCGACGAGCTCACCAGACTCTCCGAGCTCGTGGGGTCGCTGAGGGTCGCCTGGTTCTGCCCCGAGGACACGTGGATCACGAAGGGCGGACCGGCCGAGCGCAGACGCCTCATCGACGTGGCGCTCTGCCAGATCGACCGGAGTTACCTCTCCGCGCTCGTCGAGTATCGCCGCGCCCTCAGGCAGCGCAACGAGGCGCTCTCGGCGTGGACTCCGGACGAGGAGAGCGATCGCCTCGTGGCCGTCTGGACGCAGCGCCTCGTTGAGAGCGGAAGCAGGGTCGTCGGCGCGCGCCTGCGGTTCCTCCCGCTCTACAGGAAGGCGGTGAAGGCGGCGCACGCCGCGATCGCGGAGGACGAGGGGATCGATCTCGTCTACCGCGGCTCGTTCCCGGCGGGGGACGAGGAGGGCGGCGCCAGCGACGAGAACGTGAAGCGGCGGTTCAACGAGGCGCTCTCGCGCGCCGCCTCCGACGAACGGCGGCGCGGGTTCACGCTCGTCGGGCCGCATCGCGACGACGTCGAGGTCCGCGTCGGCGGGCGGCCGCTCCGGACCTTTGGGTCGCAGGGGCAGCACAGGACCGCCGCCATCGCTCTCAAACTGGGGGAGGCCGCGGTCCTCGACGAGGACGGTCGCGGAGTCGTCGTGCTCCTGGACGACATCCTGTCGGAGCTCGACGACCGGCGAGGCGGGAGCCTGGTCGATCTCGTGGGTCGCTACGGACAGGCGCTCGTCACGTCGACCCGACCGGCGCCGCCGGGGTTCCTGACGGGGGCGGCGAGCGCGGAGTTCGCTGTCGGCGGAGGCGAGGTGACGAGGACATGA
- the dnaN gene encoding DNA polymerase III subunit beta translates to MQFSIGRQDLEKAIQRVLAVVSPKTTLPVLGNFLVEADEKKKALSLTATDLDMTVTTTVGATIETGGSVTLPAKKVSEIVRELKDAEVSVSAEGEEVAITSGKSNFKIVGIPAEEFPTLPKSDAGNAFPVDSERVARMVDKVSFCTSKDETRPSLNGAYWEFEKDGTTMTATDGHRLATFTSKGDFGKLAGKSMIVPPKALSHTVRIIGSETEGTVKVAVADNHVAFFVGTTTINSRLLEGPFPNYRQVIPKDNDKELIVDRETLASAVRRVAVLADALTHQVRLALGKKKIELVVSTPDVGEAREEVAAAFGGDKMEVGYNANYLLDVLKHIDTDEVRFMLGSPVGAAVVSGVDAEDDEDYTCLLMPLRLSS, encoded by the coding sequence ATGCAGTTCTCCATTGGCCGACAGGATCTTGAGAAGGCGATCCAGAGGGTCCTCGCGGTCGTCTCGCCGAAGACGACGCTGCCGGTGCTCGGCAACTTCCTGGTCGAGGCCGACGAGAAGAAGAAGGCGCTCTCGCTGACGGCGACCGACCTCGACATGACCGTGACGACGACGGTCGGGGCGACGATCGAGACCGGCGGGTCGGTGACGCTCCCGGCGAAGAAGGTCTCCGAGATCGTGCGCGAGCTCAAGGACGCAGAGGTCTCTGTCAGCGCCGAGGGAGAAGAGGTCGCGATCACGTCGGGGAAGTCGAACTTCAAGATCGTCGGCATCCCCGCCGAGGAGTTCCCCACGCTGCCGAAGAGCGATGCCGGGAACGCGTTCCCCGTCGACTCGGAGCGCGTGGCGCGGATGGTCGACAAGGTGAGCTTCTGCACGTCAAAGGACGAGACGAGGCCGTCGCTGAACGGTGCGTACTGGGAGTTCGAGAAGGACGGCACGACGATGACGGCCACGGACGGCCATCGTCTCGCGACGTTCACCTCGAAGGGCGACTTCGGCAAGCTCGCCGGCAAGAGCATGATCGTGCCTCCCAAGGCCCTGTCGCACACGGTCCGCATCATTGGTTCCGAGACCGAGGGGACGGTCAAGGTGGCGGTGGCCGACAACCACGTCGCCTTCTTCGTCGGGACGACCACGATCAACTCGCGGCTTCTCGAGGGTCCGTTCCCGAACTACCGGCAGGTGATCCCGAAGGACAACGACAAGGAACTCATCGTCGACCGGGAGACGCTGGCGAGCGCGGTGCGCCGCGTCGCGGTCCTGGCCGACGCGCTGACGCATCAGGTGCGGCTGGCGCTCGGCAAGAAGAAGATCGAGCTGGTCGTCTCGACCCCTGACGTCGGCGAGGCGCGGGAAGAGGTCGCCGCCGCGTTCGGCGGCGACAAGATGGAAGTGGGCTACAACGCGAACTACCTTCTCGACGTCCTCAAGCATATCGACACCGACGAGGTTCGGTTCATGCTCGGGAGTCCCGTCGGCGCGGCCGTCGTCAGCGGCGTCGACGCGGAGGACGACGAAGACTACACGTGTCTTCTCATGCCGCTTCGTCTCTCGTCGTGA